Proteins found in one Quercus robur chromosome 2, dhQueRobu3.1, whole genome shotgun sequence genomic segment:
- the LOC126715112 gene encoding MDIS1-interacting receptor like kinase 2-like, whose protein sequence is MTHSISVSIMAVGVSFVFAYAASMVFTTTLVAASESSALDLEAKALLESGWWSDHTNDTSSRCRPGWLGITCDKAGSIIEIDLADKFPVGGKFSQFNFSCFPNLVSLSLAGTGLGGCIPQEIGALSKLKDLDLSRNSLTGELPLSLATLTQLEKLEISSNKLSGLIPQELGNLNNLLRLHLNSNNLNGTIPSNIGKLKKLVSLDLAYNTLTGLIPYTLGYLTSLTHLSLGSNYINGSIPPQIAKLRKLSHLSLENNELIGLIPVAVGDLSDLKTLSLSSNKLEGSIPQEIAMLTKLSSLDLSVNRLSGPIPSSLGALTNLKTLSIHSNQINGVIYSQIGFNNLLEDLDLSNNDISGIIPYELTLLTHLEKLKLSSNKLSGKIPLGIEKLDSLSALDLSQNELIGPIPTQLSDMLEELLLSHNNLNGSIPFQIGNLSLLTTLDLSHNHISGEIPSYLGNLTNLLTLDLSHNNLTGNIPFSLITKPKINLSYNLLNGTIPETLAKFLPPESLMGNKDIHFANTDCPLCIPSSPPVGSMNNGKSKKVMEPKTIPLPIVTFLVFLLVGSLLFSLCKFENKQSETREKKNKQSEAREKQNGDIFCFWNYDGKIAYEDIIEATEDFDIKYCIGTGGYGSVYKAQLPNGKVVALKKLHCFEAKNPAFDKSFKNEVKTLTEIRHKNIVKLHGFCLHKQCMFLIYEYMKRGSLFCVLNNDLAAVQLDWTKRVNVIKSIAHALSYLHNDCTPAIVHRDITTNNVLLNSKWEAFVSDFGSARFLDPASSNQTIVAGTYGYVAPELAYTMVVTERCDVYSFGVVALETLIGRYPREMLPSLLSLSSQKTMLYEVLDQRLPPPDQVVAHDIVLIAAIAFACLHTKPKSRPTMKCVSQEFLVQQPPPTKPLEGISLRQLWNQEIYMVCQMETKP, encoded by the exons ATGACACACTCCATTTCAGTTTCCATAATGGCTGTAGGTGTTAGTTTTGTTTTTGCCTATGCTGCTAGTATGGTTTTTACAACCACATTAGTGGCAGCATCTGAATCTTCAGCACTTGATCTGGAAGCAAAAGCTCTACTTGAGAGTGGGTGGTGGAGTGACCATACTAACGACACTTCAAGTCGTTGCCGGCCGGGGTGGCTCGGTATAACTTGTGATAAAGCTGGAAGCATCATAGAGATTGACCTTGCAGATAAGTTCCCGGTGGGAGGTAAGTTCAGTCAATTCAACTTCTCTTGCTTCCCAAATTTGGTAAGTCTTAGTCTTGCTGGAACTGGACTTGGGGGCTGCATCCCGCAAGAGATAGGTGCTCTTTCAAAACTCAAGGACCTTGACTTGTCTAGGAATTCTCTTACAGGTGAGCTACCTCTTTCTCTTGCAACTCTTACCCAATTAGAAAAGCTTGAAATTTCTTCCAATAAACTCAGTGGTCTCATTCCCCAAGAATTGGGGAATTTGAATAACCTTCTAAGACTACACCTCAATTCAAACAACCTTAATGGTACCATTCCTTCAAATATAGGAAAGCTAAAGAAGCTGGTTTCTTTAGACCTAGCATATAACACGCTCACTGGTCTAATCCCTTACACATTGGGTTACTTAACCAGTTTGACCCATTTGTCTCTTGGTTCCAATTATATCAACGGGTCCATTCCTCCCCAAATAGCCAAACTAAGAAAACTCAGTCACTTGAGCCTCGAAAATAATGAACTTATTGGCCTAATCCCTGTAGCTGTGGGTGATTTATCTGATTTAAAAACTCTGTCCCTTAGTTCGAACAAACTCGAAGGTTCCATCCCCCAAGAGATAGCGATGTTGACCAAATTGTCTTCCTTGGATCTCAGTGTTAATAGGCTCAGTGGACCAATTCCTTCATCCTTGGGTGCTTTAACCAATTTGAAAACTCTCTCCATTCATTCAAACCAAATAAATGGTGTTATATATAGTCAAATTGGATTTAATAACCTTTTGGAGGACCTTGACCTATCAAACAACGACATATCTGGCATTATACCGTATGAGCTTACTCTACTAACGCACCTGGAAAAGCTCAAACTTTCTTCAAACAAACTTTCTGGCAAGATACCTCTTGGTATAGAAAAACTTGACTCTCTTTCTGCTCTAGACCTGTCCCAAAATGAGCTGATCGGTCCCATCCCAACTCAACTTTCGGATATGTTGGAGGAGTTGTTATTGAGCCACAACAACTTAAATGGAAGCATTCCCTTTCAAATTGGTAACCTTAGCTTGCTAACCACTTTAGACCTTAGTCATAACCATATAAGTGGAGAAATCCCTTCATATCTTGGAAATTTGACAAACTTATTGACCCTGGATCTCAGCCACAATAATCTCACTGGCAACATTCCCTTTTCTCTCATTACCaagccaaaaataaatttgtcttACAATTTGTTGAATGGTACAATCCCAGAAACTTTAGCGAAGTTTCTTCCACCAGAGTCATTAATGGGGAATAAGGATATACACTTTGCCAATACAGATTGCCCTCTTTGCATTCCGTCTTCCCCACCTGTTGGCTCCATGAACAATGGAAAAAGCAAGAAAGTCATGGAACCCAAAACAATTCCTCTTCCCATCGTAACTTTCCTTGTCTTCTTATTAGTTGGAAGTTTGTTATTCTCTCTATGTAAGTTTGAGAATAAGCAATCTGAgacaagagagaagaagaataagCAATCCGAGGCAAGAGAGAAACAGAATGGCGACATATTCTGCTTTTGGAATTATGATGGAAAAATTGCATACGAAGACATCATTGAAGCAACAGAAGACTTTGACATCAAATACTGTATTGGAACAGGTGGTTATGGTAGTGTTTACAAAGCACAATTGCCCAATGGCAAAGTGGTTGCCTTAAAGAAACTTCATTGTTTTGAGGCTAAGAATCCAGCTTTTGACAAGAGTTTCAAGAATGAGGTGAAAACGCTGACAGAAATTCGACATAAGAACATTGTCAAACTTCATGGGTTTTGTTTACACAAGCAATGCATGTTTTTGATTTATGAATACATGAAAAGGGGAAGCCTATTTTGTGTCCTAAACAACGATCTTGCAGCTGTGCAATTGGATTGGACTAAGAGGGTGAACGTCATTAAAAGCATAGCGCATGCTTTATCTTACTTGCATAATGATTGCACCCCAGCAATTGTACATCGAGACATAACGACCAACAATGTGCTACTGAACTCAAAGTGGGAGGCTTTTGTCTCAGACTTTGGCTCAGCTAGATTCCTTGATCCTGCCTCCTCAAATCAAACTATAGTTGCTGGAACTTATGGTTATGTTGCCCCAG AGCTTGCCTATACTATGGTTGTGACTGAAAGATGCGATGTATATAGTTTTGGAGTGGTAGCACTAGAAACATTAATTGGGAGGTATCCAAGAGAGATGTTGCCATCATTGTTGTCactatcttctcaaaaaacaatGCTATATGAAGTGTTAGACCAACGCCTTCCACCTCCGGATCAAGTGGTTGCCCATGATATTGTTCTCATTGCAGCAATTGCATTTGCATGCCTACACACCAAACCAAAGTCTCGGCCAACAATGAAATGTGTGTCTCAAGAATTTCTTGTCCAACAGCCACCACCAACCAAGCCATTAGAAGGAATCTCGCTAAGACAGCTATGGAATCAAGAAATCTACATGGTTTGTCAGATGGAAACTAAAccatga